Proteins co-encoded in one Leucobacter exalbidus genomic window:
- a CDS encoding DUF5719 family protein — protein sequence MNTKSSPLTIGMRATVGALVIAAATAAVVLVGSVEVPSAVREPLSLVADTTQNTARTLVCSGSFGELGADPEQAEVAVPTGPPVLASAGAKTENSSLERATGGEGLPEVLRAGNTESIAAAQLQHVTTENLSGAVASACAEPLNEQWLIGGGTDAGVSTTLDLGNPGSVPASVQITVFDDEGEVDAVQTAGVIVLPGTQQTISLNGYAPDRAHIAVRVTSSGAPVTASMGVAQRVGLSSFGVSSVDRQAEPNTQLVIAGINNAADHGHEATDAGEGDPYPVMVRAFAPGGEATTVRLRALDAKGHATDLGEMNLAENAVGNFNVTTWPEGSAALVVTADVPVIAAALGSAETVKKHDYEWFVPSPVIAAGEVVDVPVVPNGTLVLVHPGEGKAEVTITPVKGKPRKLTLSPGATQSLEVANGSTITATADIFAGVRYEEGASIASYPVLPPSQRDGTLTVFTR from the coding sequence ATGAACACAAAAAGCTCACCCCTAACGATTGGCATGCGTGCCACGGTTGGTGCGCTCGTCATTGCGGCCGCAACGGCCGCGGTGGTGCTCGTGGGCTCGGTCGAGGTGCCCTCGGCCGTGCGCGAACCGCTCTCGCTGGTCGCCGATACCACCCAGAACACGGCGCGCACCCTGGTGTGCAGCGGCAGCTTTGGTGAGCTGGGGGCTGATCCCGAGCAGGCCGAGGTCGCCGTGCCCACCGGCCCGCCGGTGCTCGCGAGCGCCGGGGCCAAAACCGAAAACAGCTCACTCGAGCGCGCCACCGGCGGCGAAGGTCTGCCCGAGGTGCTGCGGGCCGGCAACACCGAATCTATTGCCGCGGCGCAGCTGCAGCACGTCACCACCGAGAACCTGAGCGGTGCGGTGGCGAGCGCGTGTGCCGAGCCTCTCAACGAGCAGTGGCTGATCGGTGGCGGCACCGACGCTGGAGTCTCGACGACCCTCGATTTGGGTAACCCTGGCAGTGTGCCTGCCTCGGTGCAGATCACCGTCTTTGATGACGAGGGCGAGGTCGACGCGGTGCAGACCGCCGGGGTGATCGTGCTGCCCGGCACTCAGCAGACCATTTCGCTGAACGGCTACGCGCCCGATCGCGCACATATTGCGGTGCGCGTCACTAGCTCTGGCGCCCCCGTCACCGCCTCAATGGGCGTTGCGCAGCGGGTCGGGCTGTCATCGTTCGGCGTCTCGTCGGTTGACCGGCAGGCCGAGCCCAACACCCAGCTCGTCATCGCGGGCATTAACAACGCCGCAGACCACGGCCACGAGGCCACCGATGCGGGCGAGGGCGACCCCTATCCCGTGATGGTGCGCGCGTTTGCCCCCGGCGGCGAAGCGACCACTGTGCGCCTGCGCGCGCTCGATGCCAAGGGTCACGCCACCGACCTGGGTGAGATGAATCTCGCCGAGAACGCCGTCGGCAACTTCAACGTCACGACCTGGCCCGAGGGATCGGCCGCGCTCGTAGTGACCGCCGATGTGCCGGTGATCGCTGCCGCCCTCGGCTCAGCCGAGACGGTGAAGAAGCACGACTATGAGTGGTTCGTGCCGTCACCCGTCATCGCCGCCGGTGAGGTCGTCGATGTGCCAGTGGTGCCCAACGGTACGCTCGTGCTCGTGCACCCCGGCGAGGGCAAGGCCGAGGTCACCATCACCCCGGTGAAGGGGAAGCCGCGCAAGCTGACGCTGTCGCCCGGTGCGACGCAGTCACTCGAGGTCGCAAATGGCTCGACGATCACCGCTACCGCTGACATTTTCGCTGGCGTGCGTTACGAAGAGGGCGCCAGCATTGCTTCGTACCCGGTGCTGCCGCCGAGCCAGCGCGACGGCACGCTGACGGTCTTCACGCGCTAG
- a CDS encoding metallopeptidase family protein: MFGWDRSARRAARAERASGPGGAAGAGATGAAGGGAGSRSAVSRRHDRRPQRSSMTGPTLPDPNSRFKRFETDARGVVELLQAHFPEELHGVNIGFQTAPASLGESKFPLLYSIDRKSNTIMMFRMPIQRARGLHVNDDEHRRYFVQHCVYQAVCEYLGREPWELLPGRFEHY, from the coding sequence ATGTTTGGATGGGATCGATCTGCGAGGCGTGCTGCGCGCGCTGAACGCGCAAGCGGCCCCGGCGGGGCTGCGGGTGCTGGCGCGACGGGCGCTGCTGGTGGCGGCGCCGGATCGCGGTCTGCGGTGAGCCGCCGACACGATCGGCGCCCGCAGCGGTCGTCGATGACGGGGCCCACACTGCCCGATCCCAATAGCCGATTTAAGCGCTTCGAAACCGATGCCCGCGGCGTCGTTGAACTGCTGCAGGCCCACTTCCCCGAAGAGTTGCACGGCGTCAACATCGGGTTTCAGACGGCGCCCGCAAGCCTGGGCGAGAGCAAGTTTCCGCTGCTGTACTCGATTGATCGCAAGTCAAACACGATCATGATGTTTCGCATGCCGATTCAGCGCGCGCGGGGTTTGCACGTGAACGATGACGAGCACCGCCGCTACTTCGTGCAGCACTGCGTCTACCAGGCCGTGTGCGAATATTTGGGCCGTGAGCCGTGGGAATTGTTGCCCGGCCGGTTCGAACACTACTAA
- the mtrA gene encoding MtrAB system response regulator MtrA produces the protein MSARILVVDDDRALAEMLSMALQAEGFDTDHAADGAEAVELFREVKPDLVLLDVMLPSLDGIEVCERIRAESGVPIIMLTARTDTRDVVRGLEAGADDYVVKPFKSAELVARIRARLREPSQEVSETLRVGDLTIDVSAHEVRRGSQPISLTPLEFDLLAILARKPQQVFTREVLLEKVWGYQYKADTRLVNVHVQRLRAKIEQDPDRPTIVTTVRGVGYRAGTPTS, from the coding sequence ATGAGCGCGCGCATCTTGGTGGTTGATGACGATAGGGCACTCGCAGAGATGCTGAGCATGGCCTTGCAGGCTGAGGGTTTTGACACAGATCACGCGGCCGACGGCGCTGAAGCGGTCGAACTGTTTCGTGAGGTCAAGCCCGATCTCGTGCTGCTCGATGTGATGCTGCCCAGCCTCGACGGCATTGAAGTGTGCGAGCGTATTCGCGCCGAATCAGGCGTGCCGATCATTATGTTGACGGCCCGCACCGACACCCGCGATGTGGTGCGCGGGCTTGAGGCCGGCGCCGACGATTACGTGGTGAAGCCGTTTAAATCGGCTGAGCTGGTGGCCCGTATTCGTGCGCGGCTGCGCGAACCCTCGCAAGAGGTGAGTGAGACGCTGCGGGTGGGCGACCTGACCATCGACGTGTCGGCGCACGAGGTGCGCCGCGGGTCGCAGCCGATCTCGCTGACCCCGCTAGAGTTTGACCTGCTCGCGATTTTGGCGCGCAAACCCCAGCAGGTGTTCACCCGCGAGGTGCTGCTCGAAAAGGTGTGGGGCTATCAGTACAAGGCCGATACCCGCCTCGTGAACGTGCACGTGCAGCGGCTGCGCGCAAAGATCGAACAAGACCCCGATCGCCCGACGATCGTGACGACAGTGCGCGGCGTGGGGTATCGCGCGGGCACCCCGACCTCGTAA